One genomic segment of Natrononativus amylolyticus includes these proteins:
- a CDS encoding AbrB/MazE/SpoVT family DNA-binding domain-containing protein codes for MSKTAVADDRGRIVIPYEIREELGDRYRVVKLRDRIELIPLEDDPVEGLRAAVGGAFEGRSVEEIKREAREAAREDAVDDETQ; via the coding sequence ATGAGTAAAACTGCGGTTGCAGACGACCGGGGGCGGATCGTCATCCCGTACGAAATCCGCGAAGAGCTCGGCGACCGGTACCGCGTCGTCAAGCTCAGGGATCGGATCGAGCTGATTCCGCTCGAGGACGACCCCGTCGAGGGTCTTCGTGCGGCCGTCGGGGGCGCCTTCGAGGGGCGATCCGTCGAGGAGATCAAGCGCGAGGCCCGCGAGGCCGCTCGAGAAGACGCGGTAGACGACGAGACGCAGTAG
- a CDS encoding DUF5815 family protein → MAEPRVPGGEDTTLELPCGIRVDPRDVDLGMREYSCSCGDTHAVVMDLHPPSRFVPESLVDVLRETVETDDDFDEFGTPHLMGIVLEEFPEQVAVYDASEEGGVGYTLLWMTDFDSRRLHEIIVELIVELMEHAVSHADDEATMTEFEQQMLEFDVSEFVEEYRRMRDFESEHDRAV, encoded by the coding sequence ATGGCCGAGCCCCGCGTACCGGGTGGCGAGGACACCACCCTCGAGCTCCCCTGTGGAATCCGCGTCGACCCCAGAGACGTCGACCTCGGGATGCGCGAGTACAGCTGTTCCTGCGGGGACACCCACGCCGTCGTGATGGACCTCCACCCGCCCTCGCGGTTCGTCCCCGAGTCGCTCGTCGACGTCCTCCGCGAGACCGTCGAGACCGACGACGACTTCGATGAGTTCGGCACGCCCCACCTGATGGGGATCGTCCTGGAGGAGTTCCCCGAACAGGTCGCGGTGTACGACGCCTCGGAGGAAGGCGGCGTCGGCTACACCCTGCTGTGGATGACCGACTTTGACTCGAGGCGCCTCCACGAGATAATCGTCGAGCTCATCGTCGAACTGATGGAACACGCGGTGAGCCACGCCGACGACGAGGCGACGATGACCGAGTTCGAGCAGCAGATGCTCGAGTTCGACGTGAGCGAGTTCGTCGAGGAGTACCGGCGGATGCGCGATTTCGAGAGCGAGCACGACCGGGCGGTGTGA
- a CDS encoding ABC transporter permease, with product MTWLTVAAKDFRDAVQSRALWALVAVFVVLSIVSTYAYLEVPEMFGSPEGATFGGLLFFTVGLVGLFVPLAAIVVCYKSLAGERELGSIKLLLSLPTTRGQVFAGKVLGRAAVLAFGLGVGLVVGLGFGAALLGEIDAVAVLAFVLVTLAFAAVYATIVVGISATTGSTSRATTLALGFFVVFELLWDVVPMGILYVVEGFSFPATIPDWVFTVTQVSPSSAYFSTIVALLPDLAETVGADPGQAGAGVEVTAEAEPLYASPEIGIVVLLLWLLVPLAVGYVRFTASDL from the coding sequence ATGACCTGGCTCACCGTCGCCGCGAAGGACTTCCGGGACGCCGTCCAGTCGCGGGCGCTGTGGGCGCTCGTCGCCGTCTTCGTCGTCCTCTCGATCGTCTCCACGTACGCCTACCTCGAGGTGCCGGAGATGTTCGGCTCTCCCGAAGGAGCGACGTTCGGCGGGCTGTTGTTCTTCACCGTCGGGCTCGTCGGGCTGTTCGTCCCGCTGGCGGCGATCGTCGTCTGTTACAAGTCCCTCGCGGGCGAGCGCGAACTCGGGAGCATCAAACTGCTGCTCTCGCTGCCGACCACCCGCGGGCAGGTGTTCGCCGGGAAGGTCCTCGGCAGAGCCGCAGTCCTCGCGTTCGGTCTCGGCGTCGGGCTGGTCGTCGGCCTCGGATTCGGCGCCGCGCTGCTCGGCGAGATCGACGCCGTCGCGGTGCTGGCGTTCGTGCTCGTCACGCTCGCGTTCGCGGCCGTCTACGCGACGATCGTCGTCGGCATCTCGGCGACGACGGGGTCGACCTCCCGGGCGACGACGCTGGCGCTCGGCTTCTTCGTCGTCTTCGAGCTCCTCTGGGACGTCGTCCCGATGGGGATTCTCTACGTCGTCGAGGGCTTTTCGTTCCCGGCGACGATCCCCGACTGGGTCTTTACGGTCACCCAGGTGTCTCCGTCGTCGGCGTACTTCTCGACGATCGTCGCGCTGTTGCCCGACCTCGCGGAAACCGTCGGCGCCGATCCGGGGCAGGCGGGCGCCGGTGTCGAGGTGACTGCCGAGGCCGAACCGCTGTACGCGAGCCCCGAGATCGGGATCGTCGTCCTGCTCCTGTGGCTGCTCGTTCCCCTCGCCGTCGGCTACGTGCGGTTCACCGCGTCCGATCTCTGA
- a CDS encoding type II toxin-antitoxin system VapC family toxin, with amino-acid sequence MIYADTDFFIALAKDDDWLQENAVEIAREYSGEIYTSRATLLELLVISDRFEFDRMEMLAHVLDIAEVAENEDVLFQAVDYMDSDGLTAFDAYHVAYADSSPIISSDSRIDDVASERIPLEDGLD; translated from the coding sequence ATGATCTACGCCGACACGGACTTTTTCATCGCCCTCGCAAAAGACGACGACTGGCTCCAGGAGAACGCCGTCGAGATCGCGCGCGAGTACAGCGGGGAGATCTACACCTCGAGGGCGACGCTGCTCGAGTTGCTCGTGATCTCCGATCGGTTCGAGTTCGATCGAATGGAGATGCTGGCACACGTTCTCGACATCGCGGAGGTCGCCGAGAACGAGGACGTGCTGTTCCAGGCGGTCGACTACATGGACAGCGACGGCCTGACGGCGTTCGACGCCTACCACGTCGCCTACGCCGACTCGAGTCCGATAATCTCGTCGGACAGCAGGATCGACGACGTTGCGAGCGAGCGAATCCCCCTCGAGGACGGCCTCGACTGA
- a CDS encoding ABC transporter ATP-binding protein: MAAIELEGLTKRFGDVVAVDGLDLTIEEGEIFGFLGPNGAGKSTTIDILLDFIRPTDGTATVLGHDAQADGLAVRSRTGVLPDGYHVYDRLTGRQHVEFAVKMKGVDEEPMDVLERVRIADAADRKAGGYSKGMRQRLVLAMALVGDPDLLVLDEPSTGLDPNGAREMREIIREENARGTTVFFSSHVMEQVEAVCDRVAIINRGQLVAVDTIDGLRNATETGETLYVYVAKLDEDVLERVRGLEGVASASIDDGRLRVGVGGVSKFAVLHAIDEITPIQDFSVVESSLEDLFVRYTNESQENESQEVEA, translated from the coding sequence ATGGCGGCGATTGAACTCGAGGGGCTGACGAAACGGTTCGGCGACGTGGTCGCCGTCGACGGGCTCGACCTCACGATCGAGGAGGGCGAGATCTTCGGCTTCCTGGGGCCGAACGGCGCGGGCAAGTCGACGACGATCGACATCCTGCTGGATTTCATCCGGCCGACTGACGGGACGGCAACCGTCCTCGGCCACGACGCCCAGGCTGACGGACTGGCCGTTCGCAGTCGAACGGGTGTCCTCCCGGACGGCTATCACGTCTACGACCGACTCACCGGTCGCCAGCACGTCGAGTTCGCCGTGAAGATGAAAGGCGTCGACGAGGAGCCGATGGACGTCCTCGAGCGGGTTCGGATCGCCGACGCCGCCGACCGGAAAGCGGGCGGCTACTCGAAGGGGATGCGCCAGCGGCTGGTGCTCGCGATGGCGCTCGTCGGCGACCCCGACCTGCTCGTCCTCGACGAACCGTCGACCGGACTCGATCCGAATGGCGCCCGCGAGATGCGCGAGATCATCCGCGAGGAGAACGCCCGTGGGACGACGGTGTTCTTCTCGAGTCACGTCATGGAACAGGTCGAGGCCGTCTGCGACCGCGTGGCGATCATCAACCGCGGCCAGCTGGTGGCCGTCGACACGATCGACGGACTTCGGAACGCGACGGAAACCGGCGAGACGCTGTACGTCTACGTCGCGAAGCTCGACGAGGACGTTCTCGAGCGCGTCCGGGGGCTCGAGGGGGTCGCCAGCGCGTCGATCGACGACGGCCGCTTGCGAGTGGGCGTCGGCGGCGTCTCGAAGTTCGCCGTGCTGCACGCCATCGACGAGATCACGCCGATCCAGGACTTCTCGGTGGTCGAGTCGTCGCTCGAGGACCTGTTCGTCCGCTACACGAACGAGAGCCAGGAGAACGAGAGCCAGGAGGTCGAGGCATGA